A portion of the Parasteatoda tepidariorum isolate YZ-2023 chromosome 5, CAS_Ptep_4.0, whole genome shotgun sequence genome contains these proteins:
- the LOC107451170 gene encoding major facilitator superfamily domain-containing protein 6 — protein MCTVLAVKTPKDKTEGNAEKKSFFHIDKEMLRFKIHFFLFIGGTASVNPFIPVVAKNRLGLSATSLAAVLAAKQLITIASKPIIGYIADYFNRLKLMINTLLILQIVFLFLILAVPPIKKPSNSSQELTLYDQIENSKKLSESVILSTRYHPNSKTSSVEITSPNSPEKDGDLWNEDNSPFSEIISVQQINYTAMICFQKKLDAEISNFYLESELNCSCLVYSFSADNLNEHFQQYNKKLYFRLQSLDSNYSDYQTNKTFPCTIMLTKDNDNSTISTINDFHTFEFWIFAAFYILAGICTSSVFTLSDTACCESVQKLGGEFGRQRLFGAVGWGALAAISGYLCDLTGNFYASWTFMAVLQILALWNVSQLYLTKPHFSQNLLKDVGRVLKSVEFVAFEFGVLFNGISAGLLWSYLIWFVSSLGASKFLCGLTQYVECFLGEIPFMFFSGWFIKKLGHFNLLSLSLISYALRFLWYSYLQNPWLVLPAEITHGFTYGTLFPAIASYGKMKAKPGTEATTQSILFTTHGGLGAGLGCILAGICFDKIGPHQTFFYFSIMCSCASVLNIVHTFLFKCHNTDKLSLSSGSIAK, from the exons gtacaGCCTCAGTAAACCCATTCATCCCAGTTGTTGCAAAGAACAGACTCGGTCTTTCTGCAACTTCTCTAGCTGCTGTCTTGGCTGCTAAGCAATTAATTACAATTGCTTCAAAGCCAATAATTGGTTACATTGCCGATTACTTCAACAGGCTCAAACTGATGATTAATACACTGCTCATTTTGCAAATAGTTTTCCTGTTTTTAATTCTCGCCGTTCCTCCCATCAAAAAACCCTCCAACTCATCACAAGAATTAACATTATACGATCAAATAGAAAACTCCAAGAAATTGTCCGAATCAGTGATTCTCTCCACCCGGTATCACCCTAACAGCAAAACTTCATCCGTTGAAATTACTTCTCCAAACTCTCCAGAGAAAGATGGAGACTTGTGGAATGAAGATAACAGCCCATTCTCAGAAATTATAAGTGTACAACAAATTAATTACACTGCAATGATCTGCTTTCAGAAAAAACTTGACGCAGAAATAAGCAATTTCTACCTTGAATCTGAATTAAATTGCAGCTgtttagtttattcttttagtGCAGACAACTTAAATGAACATTTTCAACAGTATAACAAAAAGTTGTATTTTCGTTTACAATCATTAGATTCTAACTATTCTGATTATCAGACAAACAAGACTTTTCCTTGCACAATTATGCTGACAAAAGATAACGATAATTCTacaatttcaacaataaatgattttcacaCTTTCGAATTTTGGATATTTGCTGCTTTTTACATTCTTGCTGGTATATGTACCAGTTCAGTTTTTACACTTTCTGATACAGCTTGCTGTGAGAGTGTGCAGAAGTTGGGGGGAGAATTCGGGAGACAAAGATTGTTTGGCGCAGTTGGATGGGGGGCATTGGCAGCTATAAGCGGATACTTATGTGACCTAACTGGTAACTTTTACGCATCTTGGACGTTTATGGCAGTACTGCAAATACTGGCTTTGTGGAATGTTTCACAATTATATCTTACTAAACCACATTTTTCTCAGAATCTTCTAAAAGACGTTGGTAGAGTACTAAAGTCGGTAGAATTCGTTGCATTTGAATTTGGAGTCTTGTTCAATGGAATAAGTGCAGGTTTACTGTGGTCTTACTTAATATGGTTTGTTTCAAGCTTAGGAGCCAGTAAATTCCTCTGTGGATTGACACAGTACGTTGAATGCTTTCTTGGTGAGATacctttcatgtttttttcagGATGGTTCATAAAGAAATTGGGACATTTTAATCTCCTTTCTCTTTCCCTCATATCGTATGCTTTGCGCTTTTTATGGTACAGTTATCTGCAAAATCCATGGCTTGTTCTTCCTGCTGAAATTACGCATGGTTTTACTTATGGAACTCTTTTTCCTGCAATTGCCTCGTAtggaaaaatgaaagcaaaaccTGGAACAGAAGCAACAACACAATCAATTCTGTTTACGACACATGGAGGCTTag GTGCAGGTCTTGGATGCATTTTGGCAGGCATTTGCTTTGATAAAATAGGACCTCATCAAACTTTCTTCTACTTCAGCATAATGTGTTCTTGCGCTTCCGTCCTTAATATTGTGCACACCTTCTTATTCAAGTGTCACAACACTGATAAACTTAGTTTGTCATCAGGTTCAATTGCTAAGTGA